In the Clostridium cellulovorans 743B genome, TTTTAAGCATTTTTAACTTTATTTTAGGTGTTTTTGACTTAATTTTGAATATTTATAGCCCTATTTTATATATTTTTAATATTGTTTTTAATATAAATAGCTCAACCATAAATATATTCAACTTAATTTTAAATATCTTTAACTTAAATTTAGATATTACATAAGTTCTTTTCCTTATCCTTTCTAATGTATTTTCATAAACCTCTAGCTTCTCTTTAATTTCTTAGTCTCTTATTATTTCAAATTATTAACATTAAAAGACCTGTAGATATAGTTCTACAGGTCCTAAAAATAAATTACAATATATTAAATTAAATAGCTACAAATTAATAATTTTTATCAGCGTAACCTACCCAGCCGCCTTCTTTAACAAGAGTCTTGTCAAATCCACCAACTTTAAAATCAATTTCATCTGATTTTTCTGATGAAGTTACTATAATCTTATCATTATCAACGTCAATTGTTATTGAAGCATCTTTACCTGCATAATTATCGAAAAGATATTGAATCGTGTCTGATGGTAATTCTATCGCAAACATACCGCAGTTATACATGTTTTGTCTAAATATTCTAGCAAAGTTTTCTGCTATGACAACATTAATACCATTAACTTCTAAAGCCCATGGAGCATGTTCTCTAGAAGATCCACAACCAAAGTTTGCTCTTGTTACAACAACAGCTTTGCCTTCAATATCTTCTTTGTTATTAAATGTTGGAAGAGACAAATCTTCTAATAAATAAGGTTTTAATGCCTCTTTAGTAATTTCAGTAAGATACTTTGCTGGAATGATTTCATCAGTATTGATATCACTTCTATCTAAAAATAAAACTTTTCCGCTAAATTCTTTCATTTTTCCCTCCACTACCTAAGCTTTATAAATTTCTGAATTTGTTATTTTTCCTTCTATGGCTGAAGCTGCAGCAGTTGCAGGACTCATTAAATGAACTGTACCACCCTTACCCATTCTGCCGTTAAAATTACGGTTTGTTGTAGAAGCACAAGATTCCCCATTAGCAAGAACCCCATTACTCATACCAAGGCAAGCTCCGCATGTTGGATTTGTAACACAGAAACCAGCATCTTGGAAAATTTCAATTAATCCTTCTTTTAATGCTTTAGAATATATCGCTGGAGTAGCAGGGCTTACAATTGCACGAACATCATCACTTATTTTCTTACCTTTAAGAATACTTGCAGCAATTCTAAGATCTTCTATACGTCCATTTGTACAACTACCGATGTAAATCTGATTTATTGGTGTTCCAGTCATTTCACTTACAGATTTCACTTGGTCTGGTTTGTATCCAAATGTAACCATTGGTTCTAAGTTTGTAACATCATATTCTAATACTTTTTCATAAGAAGCATCTTCATCAGAAACCCACTTAGAGTATTCTTTTAAAGCTTCTTCCTTTGAACTGAATTCATCTTTTATGAAATCCCATAAGTATTCAACAGTTGTCATATCAGGGTAACATATTCCACAAGTACCACCAGCTTCAATTGCCATGTTACATAATGTCATACGTGATTCCATTGACATTGCATCGATTACTGGACCAGCAAATTCTATAACCATATTAGTTGCACCGTTCACAGTAAGTTCTTTAATTATGAAAAGTATAAGGTCTTTTGCATAAACACCTGGTTGTAAAGTTCCGTTAAGAACGATTTTTATTGTCTTAGGGAAATGGAATGCACAAACTCCTTTTAGTATTCCAACTTCAAGATCAGTTGTTCCAACACCAGCAGCAAAAGCACCAAATGCTCCATGAGTACATGTGTGGGAGTCACCCATGATAACAGTGTAACCTGGTCTTACGAATCCTTTTTCCGGGAATATCGCGTGACATACACCGTTTCTTCCTATATCAAAAAAGTCTTTGATTTCATGTCTCTTAGCCCAATCACGTAATATTTTTCCTTGCTCAGCAGTTTTTGAATCCTTTGCAGGTGTTACGTGATCTATAACAGCCTTTATTTTAGTAGGATCAAAAACTCTATCCATTCCTCTCGCCATAAGATCTGTTATCGCAATTGGAGTAGTGATTTCATGACAGAAAACTCTGTCCAATTTTAAAACATGCGTATCAGGAAACGGCATACCCACCCTGTGTGCATCAAATATTTTCTCAGCTATCGTTTTACCCATATGCTTCTCCTTTTCTTCTTTATATTACAAATTTATCAATTAACGCTTTTTATTAAAAAAATCACGATAAATTTATTTCTTTGTCTAAATTATATATCTTTTTTTTAAAATTTAAAAGTAAATTTAGATAATTTTATTAATATTACAAATATCAAACGCAAAAAATGATAAGAAATCAATTTAGATTTTAATTGTCACTTATACATTAAACAATATCGTAGAAATTATATAACTCTGCCTCCATCTACAACTCTAATAGAACTGGTTAAAGCTGTTCCTAGGGCTGCTGTTATAACTGGAGATGTTAATCAAGGTGGTACTCTTCAAGGAAAGATTTTAGTCAATTCTTGGACTACTAATAACAAAATTATAGATAAAAATAAAGATACTGTATTACAATACGTGCTGTTACAAGGCCCTTTCGATTATATAACTACAATTTCAAAAACTAAATACTTACTTAGGTCACTTAATGAAACAAGGATAAAAACTCAACAACTTTTATCTACTAATTGTAATTGGAATAAGGAATATGCAAGGATAACTATTTAATCAACATTTCTTACTCTCGGTGATAAAATTAAGGCTATAATTGCCAACAATGATGAAATGGCAATAGGCACCATTGAAGCACTTCAAAAATATAGGTACAACAAGAGTAGTACTCTGAAACTTATTCCAGTGGTTGGTATTGGGGGTTCTATTGAAGACAAAGAATTAATGGATAAAGGTATTATGACAGGCACTGTTATCGAGGATCTTCCTGCTCAAGCAAAGGCAATTTATGATGTAGGAATGAATCTAGTTTTAAGGAAAAGCAGTATATATGGAACAAACTTAAAATTTGATGAGTCTGGTATAACTATTAAAATACTGCCCATATCAGGATTATAGTATCTACTACTTTGTAAATAGTGTAATCCAGTCGCTGTATCATATCTATACCCTCTATATCTATAAAAATTCTTAATACCTGCAGTGTCTTTCATTGTTTCATCAATAGGTATAAGCTTACCCCAACTGTCATATAAATAGCTTATTACTTGAGTGCCTGTTTGGTCAAATATGCCTGCTATATCTCCTTGAGCATTTCTTATCTAATGATATTGGTTCATGGAAACAAGTTTACCTGAACTGTCATAAATATAATCTATATTATCTGTACCATTATTTTCGTTAACAGCTTTATCTCCATCAAGGTGATACTTTGTTGTAACCCCATCAACAGTTTTTTTAGTTCTTTTTCCAGAGTCATTACATTTATAGGTTATATTTTTACCATTTCCACTGATACCTGATAGTTATCTTCTAGCTTCCCATGTATATGTATATCCATCATAAGTTAATGGGTTACCTTATATTATCATAACCATCAAATTGAGCAAGCTTGTCCTTGCAATTTGTATCCTGATAGCTAATTATAACTTGCTACTACTGTCCCTAAAACGGCTACTGTTGTATACTGATACTGAGCTTTATTAAGTATATTTCAACCTGAATCATATGAGTAATTTATAGTTTTATTTAAGAATTAATTATCTTCACCAATCACTTCCTTTAATTTACTATAATCAAAAGAACTACGTAAAAACGTAGTTCTTAGCATATTTATTTAATTTTCTCTCAAGTGCCACTTCCTAAATCCAAATGGTTGAGGTTACTCATACCTTATATAAAATTAAATAAATTTTGTAATAAGTACTCCACTAAAATATACATTTAGCGGAGTGCTTGTACTTGGAAACTTTTGTTCTCCCCGGGGGTGCTAGTCAGGATTTTACTACTGACGTGCAATCAACTTCCATATTATGTAAATATAGTTCCACCATATTTCACATATTTTAGTCTCATAATTTTATTTTATAAATCACACTTAATAAGTTCAGTATTAATATTATGATTGTAACATATATAGTTCCCCTTAATTTGGAATTGTTTCTTTTTATTGTATCATCAAGACTATCTGTTATCATAATATCTGACTTTACATTTAATAACAATTCACACACGTCCACACATAAATGATTATATTCTTCTAACATAAAATGAAAAGCATAAATTAAGAAAGTTATCACAGAACCAATTATAACAGCCGTTATATTCATATGTGTATCAATATTGTATGAGATAACCATTAAAAGCATTAAAATAATAATGCTGCCAACTTCCATTATGTTTAAAATATTAGATATATATGCTGTATCTGCAGTAATATATCCTATATCTATTTCTTTCTTAAATGGTTTTTTTATTTTATACTTACTTATTATATTATGATTATTATCATTAATAATATCATGCTTAATTGTATCATATATCCATTTATAATACTTTCCTATAATCAACCATGTGGCGCATAAAATTATACTACCATTACCAACGATACAATAAAGCACAAATTCAATACTTTCTAGACCTATATCTAAACATATATAATAAAGAAATACATTAATCAGTATAGTAATTACTAATATAATGAATAAAAAACTTTTGTTTTTTTTCAAAAACATAGTCAACTTCGATACCATCCATCCACCTTCCCGTCTAAAACATCAACTACTAATGAGAAGATACCTCCTGCACCATTAAAACAACTAAAAAATACTGTTACAACTTGATCGATTTTATTGTTAGTTATACTTTTAATTGTTATACCTAACCCTGCATAAATACCTCCAATACAGACTACTAAAAGCTTTAAACTATTTCTAATTAATGCTTTTGTTGCATTCTTAGCTGCCTTTTTAAAACCCCATTTAAAGAGTCCTACAATTCCGCTCCAATCATTGGATTAATGCAAATAAAGAAATTTATAATAAAACTAAGAATCGCAACAGGAAATGCAAGGTTACCTGTAGGATCTATGTTCATTATAGGGTTATTAGTACAATAAGCAAACAAATTTGCCCCTAACAAAATGCCAGATGTCAGGTTCAGAATCGAAGAATCGTCTTCATTAATGAATCTTTGGATTTCTGGGTTATAATATCTGCTTTGTAAATAGTATAATCCAGTATCATATCTATATCCTCTATATCTATAAGGATTCTTAACACCTACAGTATAAATGCATCTATATATTTTGCTGCCTTCTCAACTGACATTTGAAAATAACCAGTTGGATCACTATTAATAGGATTTTTGCTACAATAAGGGAACAAATTTGCCCCTAACAAAATGCCAGACGTCAGATTCAGAATCGAAGAATCGTCTGCATTTATAAATCTACCCATATCAGAATTATAGTATCTGCTTTGTAAATAGTATAATCCAGTCTCGTTATCATACCTATATCCTCTGTATCTATAAGGATTCTTAACACCTACAGTGTCCTTCATTGCTCCGTCAATAGATATAAGTTTACCCCAACTGTCATATAAATAAATAACTTACTACTTGAGTGCCTGTTTGGTCAAATAGACCTGTTATATCTCCTTGAGCATTTTTGATATAATAATATTCTACACCATTTAAGTTCATACTTACAAGATTATTTGTACTATCATAAGTATAATAAATGCTGTCTGTACCATTACTTTCAAAGGTTACTCTGTCATCTACAAGATGATAATTTGTTGTAACTCCATTTACAGTCTTTTGAGTTCTTATTCCATCATCATTGTATTTGTAACTGATATTGTTGCCATTTCCGCTCATGGATTGTAACTGTCTTCCTGCCTTCCAAGTGTATGTCCAGCCATTATAAGTTAATGGGTTTCCTATAGCATCATATGTGATGGCATTTCCATTGAAACTCGTTAACTTATCCTTCCAGTTAGTATCTCCATACACATAGGAGTTAGTTTTAGTGGCTGTGGTTGGTGTTCCTGTAGTATAAGCATATTCTGTCTTGCCAGTTATATTTCCGCCAGCGTCATATGCATAAGTTATTGTTTTGTTTAAAGCCTGATTATCTTCCCTCTTCAATTCATTAAGCTTATTGTAATAATAGCTTATTATCTGTCCATTTTGAGTTATGGTTGCAATATTACCATTTTTATCGTAGCTGCAATTTATTGCGTTACTGTTATTATTAATAGAACTTATAGTATTTGAAGATGCTCCATTTATCCCTGCTGCATAGCTTAATGATGTCGTGTAGTTTGCTGTGCCTGTATTTACAACAGTGTTTGACAACCTACCTATTTCATCATAGTTTAAATTTACACTATTTTACAAATCTCTAGTGTAAGTGATATTTTTAAGCTTACTATCTTTATTATAACTGTAACTTGTTGAAAAACTTTTCCGTTTATTAATTCTGCTATTGAATTACCATTTCCATTAGGATCAAGAATATAGTTAGTTATATTTCCTAAGGAATCCGTAGTCTTTGTCAATCTATTCGATAAGTCGTAAATATACCTATAGCTAACATTGTTTACTAAATCATTCTTATATCCTAAATTACCACTAGCGTCATACTCATAAGCAGCTATATCATTTCCATTATTCTGCTTCTTAGTTACTCTGTCACTATTGTCATAACTTTGGCTAACTGTTTGTCCATTACTATAGGTTGAACTTGTAAGTCTTCCTGTTTTTAAATCATAACTATTTGTAATTAGATTTTGGTTACCTACAGAAATAGAAGTATTATTTCCTAAGGAATCATAACTAAAATTATAATTAAAACCATTATGAGTTATAGTAAATAATCTATCATTGTTATAACCATAACTGTTTGTTATAGTACCTCCATCAACAGACTTGCTTACACTTGAAAGCTTATCCATAGAATCATAACTGTAGGAAGTGGTTTGATTCTTTCCGTCAGTTACACTATTTAATAAACCTTTGACTTCATCATAGTTATAAGCTATAGTGTTTCCTAATTCATCTGTTTGAGATTTTAAGAAATTTCCAGTATTTGAATAAGTTTGTGATGTCTGAATAAATAAAGTACTGTTGCCAACTTTTGATGTTAATTGATTTCCAAAGTTATCATAGGTAAACGAACTTACTACATTTTCTCCAGAGGTAGAAGTTAATAAATGGAATCCAATCAGCATTGCTCTCTGCATTACCATTTTTCAAATAATTTATAACAGTTCT is a window encoding:
- a CDS encoding 3-isopropylmalate dehydratase small subunit; translated protein: MKEFSGKVLFLDRSDINTDEIIPAKYLTEITKEALKPYLLEDLSLPTFNNKEDIEGKAVVVTRANFGCGSSREHAPWALEVNGINVVIAENFARIFRQNMYNCGMFAIELPSDTIQYLFDNYAGKDASITIDVDNDKIIVTSSEKSDEIDFKVGGFDKTLVKEGGWVGYADKNY
- a CDS encoding RHS repeat-associated core domain-containing protein; this encodes MYRCIYTVGVKNPYRYRGYRYDTGLYYLQSRYYNPEIQRFINEDDSSILNLTSGILLGANLFAYCTNNPIMNIDPTGNLAFPVAILSFIINFFICINPMIGAEL
- a CDS encoding 3-isopropylmalate dehydratase large subunit; this encodes MGKTIAEKIFDAHRVGMPFPDTHVLKLDRVFCHEITTPIAITDLMARGMDRVFDPTKIKAVIDHVTPAKDSKTAEQGKILRDWAKRHEIKDFFDIGRNGVCHAIFPEKGFVRPGYTVIMGDSHTCTHGAFGAFAAGVGTTDLEVGILKGVCAFHFPKTIKIVLNGTLQPGVYAKDLILFIIKELTVNGATNMVIEFAGPVIDAMSMESRMTLCNMAIEAGGTCGICYPDMTTVEYLWDFIKDEFSSKEEALKEYSKWVSDEDASYEKVLEYDVTNLEPMVTFGYKPDQVKSVSEMTGTPINQIYIGSCTNGRIEDLRIAASILKGKKISDDVRAIVSPATPAIYSKALKEGLIEIFQDAGFCVTNPTCGACLGMSNGVLANGESCASTTNRNFNGRMGKGGTVHLMSPATAAASAIEGKITNSEIYKA
- a CDS encoding RHS repeat-associated core domain-containing protein, with translation MKDTVGVKNPYRYRGYRYDNETGLYYLQSRYYNSDMGRFINADDSSILNLTSGILLGANLFPYCSKNPINSDPTGYFQMSVEKAAKYIDAFIL